Proteins co-encoded in one Seriola aureovittata isolate HTS-2021-v1 ecotype China chromosome 1, ASM2101889v1, whole genome shotgun sequence genomic window:
- the LOC130166821 gene encoding WASP homolog-associated protein with actin, membranes and microtubules yields MAFVFSSLSTVFSITVIPTSINFRLYSLTLDLKIIPNIFEAPESILRHTNGGRCKQSQQLLRGQSETALFKMNNVDYERLDSLEGWVAVKSNIFEETETFKLGFIVQWNVIECKFAVTCHNRTLQRQKRKAEVVVGDPPMSWAGLFSVSDLKHIHQQFSCVADVLGACFPDLSEFEEGNIWDLLFLNRRSGAEDDDDRDFDSPCRKLEKYFSTAIDICGRKIVLDTLFTQDERDVEEYFENLQEFKRKTMQEEMSRAKGHLRQLLQSHGSADRMVVLLSIYEEEDESYQDLVTVATTFFQYLLQPFRDMRELACLYKMEILKSLEFEDLGPKRIAALEKEAEEWRMKAEDAVASIQDITVTYFTQTSKALAGMLKQMEEDKCRFGPAAWASAAPRLEKLRFLLAKETLQHMRATEMCLNRKKDSIRERLGSLSGGVQSQRADSGSASEDGQQQDTVDQLELQFYETQLELYDTKFEVLKNEEQLLVAQIDTVRRQIKELKEEVVYYDVCEDPEELQSLVHTGIQQADSPAVSQLKRRLQTLETKRGNICARRAYLRNKKDQCMDAQEQKQLAAKQSSKVFNQHHQVRLKREKRKEEEQRRKLWVDQEREKTLSRLRSFREKRQGQYILKTPQSRMSPSEVPCPSQPLSIISLGPSPSSEGPPPSVRSAPRRNKAPKKQQPKDIPVQIYSPPPPPTTNIPSAPPPPPPPPPPPPPPPPPPLPPAVTPQASSEDTPMPLSEKEDPPFPAKNMLKQNIGTMDEVLASLQRGQIQLRKVPTPRTALPAADPRSSLMSAIRQGVTLKKVVPARAEVLSSGDNELERSIKAAMMRMKKVAADSDEDDRGDDETHSGDWDS; encoded by the exons ATGGCTTTCGTCTTCTCTTCTCTATCGACTGTATTTTCAATAACTGTCATACCAACTTCAATTAACTTTAGATTGTATTCTTTAACGTTGGATTTAAAGATAATTCCCAATATTTTTGAGGCACCTGAAAGCATCTTGCGTCACACAAATGGCGGACGTTGTAAACAGAGCCAGCAGCTTCTCAGAGGCCAAAGTGAAACAGCTCTTTTTAAGATGAATAACGTAGATTATGAGCGCTTGGATAGTCTGGAGGGCTGGGTGGCCGTTAAAAGCAACATATTTGAAGAAACGGAGACGTTTAAACTGGGTTTTATCGTACAGTGGAATGTCATCGAGTGTAAATTCGCTGTCACCTGCCATAATCGGACGTTACAACGACAGAAACGCAAAGCCGAAGTTGTCGTCGGCGACCCTCCGATGAGCTGGGCTGGACTCTTCTCCGTGAGCGATCTGAAACACATCCAtcaacagttttcatgtgtGGCAGACGTCCTGGGAGCCTGTTTCCCAGATTTGTCAGAGTTTGAAGAGGGCAACATTTGGGACTTGCTCTTCCTGAATCGGCGGTCGGGTGCCGAAGACGACGATGACAGAGATTTTGATTCACCGTGTAGGAAACTGGAAAAATATTTCAGCACAGCCATTGACATCTGTGGACGGAAAATTGTTCTCGATACGTTATTCACCCAGGATGAGCGGGATGTTGAGGAATACTTTGAAAATCTGCAGGAGTTCAAGAGGAAGACCATGCAGGAGGAGATGTCGAGGGCCAAGGGACACCTGCGACAG ctgctgcagagtcatGGCAGCGCAGACCGAATGGTTGTGCTGCTCAGCATCtatgaggaagaggatgagtCCTACCAGGACCTGGTCACTGTGGCCACCACCTTCTTCCAGTATCTGCTGCAGCCTTTCAGGGACATGAGAGAGCTGGCCTGCCTCTACAAGATGGAGATCCTG AAGTCTTTGGAGTTTGAGGACTTGGGACCTAAGAGAATTGCAGCTCTGGAGAAGGAGGCGGAGGAGTGGAGAATGAAAGCAGAAGATGCAGTCGCCTCAATTCAGGACATCACTGTCACCTACTTTACGCAGACTTCAAAGGCTCTGGCTG GTATGTTAAAGCAGATGGAGGAGGATAAGTGTCGCTTTGGACCGGCTGCCTGGGCGTCTGCAGCTCCCCGGCTGGAGAAACTACGCTTCTTATTGGCCAAAGAAACCCTGCAGCACATGAGAGCTACAGAGATGTGCCTCAACCGCAAGAAAGACAGCAtcagagagagg ctggGCAGCCTGTCTGGCGGAGTCCAGAGCCAGAGAGCTGATTCTGGGTCTGCGTCTGAGGATGGCCAGCAGCAGGACACAGTGGACCAGCTGGAGCTGCAGTTCTATGAAACCCAACTAGAACTGTACGACACCAAGTTTGAGGTCCTGAAGAATgaggagcagctgctggtggCTCAGATAGACACGGTGCGACGGCAGATTAAAG AActgaaggaggaggtggttTACTATGATGTGTGTGAAGAtccagaggagctgcagagctTGGTCCACACAGGCATCCAACAAGCAGACTCTCCGGCCGTCAGTCAACTCAAAAGACGCCTACAGACCTTGGAGACCAAGAGAGGCAACATCTGTGCCCGGCGAGCTTATCTCCGTAACAAAAAG gATCAGTGCATGGATGCCCAAGAACAGAAGCAGCTGGCAGCTAAGCAGAGCTCCAAAGTCTTCAACCAGCATCATCAAGTCCGCCTG AAacgagagaagaggaaagaagaggagcagaggagaaaactgTGGGTGGACCAGGAGCGAGAGAAGACTCTGAGCAGATTACGATCCTTCAGAGAG AAGCGACAGGGCCAGTACATCCTGAAAACTCCTCAGTCCAGGATGTCTCCTTCAGAAGTCCCGTGTCCCTCCCAGCCGCTGTCCATCATCAGCCTCggcccctctccctcctctgaaGGACCCCCCCCCTCCGTCCGTTCTGCACCCCGACGCAACAAAGCACCCAAGAAACAGCAGCCTAAAGACATCCCTGTTCAGATCTATTCCCCGCCGCCGCCTCCAACAACAAATATCCCTTCTGCACCTCcgccccctccaccaccaccaccaccaccaccaccaccacctcccccaccACTGCCCCCTGCTGTAACTCCCCAAGCTTCCTCTGAGGACACACCAATGCCTCTCAGTGAAAAAGAGGACCCTCCTTTCCCAGCCAAGAACATGCTCAAACAAAATATAG GAACAATGGATGAAGTTTTGGCCTCACTGCAGCGTGGACAGATTCAGCTTCGAAAGGTCCCCACTCCCAGAACAGCGCTCCCTGCTGCTGACCCGAGGAGCAGTCTGATGTCTGCCATCCGACAGGGAGTCACCCTGAAGAAG GTGGTTCCTGCACGTGCAGAGGTCCTAAGCAGCGGAGACAACGAGCTGGAGCGCAGCATCAAAGCTGccatgatgaggatgaagaaggtGGCGGCCGACTCTGATGAGGACGACAGAGGAGATGACGAGACACACAGTGGAGACTGGGACAGCtga